The Acidobacteriota bacterium genomic interval CATGATCGAGAACGGGGCCGCATTCGATCCGGTGGATAAGTGGGGCATCACCCATCTCACCACCCGGATGTTGCTGGAGGAGACCGAGATCCGCTCCGGCGACCTGATTCGGCGGCAGCTCGAAAGCCTCGATGCCGAGTTGGAGTTCCAGGTCGATTGGGATGCCATTTACCTCTACGGAAACGCCCCGGAAGGGAATCTCCCCGCGGTCCTGGGACTGCTGGGGGAGATCGTGGTGCGTCCCTTTTTTCGGGAGGAGACCTTCGAGCGGCTCAGGGCGCAGCAACTGGAAGAGGTCGAAAACCAGTTGAAACGACCGGAAGTGGTCACCCAGAAAGCGTTTCTGGCCAATCTCTTCGGACCGAATCCGTACGGACACGGCGTTCTGGGAACCGTGGAGACGCTCAACAACCTGGAGTTGAGAGACGTCAAGATCCAATACCGGAAGCTCTTTCTTCCCAACCAGGCCAGACTCGCGCTGCACACGTCAGCCGAGCCGCAGGACTTGTTCCGTGAACTGAGTCGCCGCTGGGGCGTCTGGATCCGCGCCGAAGCGGCCCCGTTCACGTTTCGCCGGGCTCCGGCCGGGCAGGGATGGCGCATTCTGCTGCAAGACCTGCCCGGGGACGAGGCCCTCTTTCGCTGGGGCAGGCTCGGCGTCGAGATGGGCAGCAGGGATTACTACGCCCTCAAGATGTTGGAGGAGTATCTGACCCTCTCCCTGCCCGGCTTGGCCCGGGTGGTGGAGGCCGAGCAGCAGATCCAGGCCTCTTCCCGGGTGAAGGCCTTTCGAATGCCGGGATATCTCCAACTGAGCCTCAGAACCTCCTCGGATCGCCTGATGCCTTATCTGAAGGAGTTTCTTCAGACCATGAGCGGACTTCGGAAGGGCGAGGTGGACTCGTCTCTGATGGAGGAAGCCAGAAGCCTGGCCTATCTTGAATTCCGCAATCGATTGGAAGATCCGGTGGGCCGCCTGACCCGCATACTGGACACCAGCCTCTACGATCTGGGTGTCACCTACATCGTGAACTATGGACTCCGCCTGCGGCGGGTGACGCCCGAGGACTTTCGCACGCTCCTGATGGAGTACCTCTCACAAGACTCTTCGCTGCTCGTCGTCGGTGGTCCCGCCGCTGATCTCAAGCCTGAACTCGAGGAATTGGGGCCGGTTCAAATCTCCACCGTCCATTGAACTGAATTTGGGGCTCGGCTATATTCTAGAAGACTGCGGCGATTTTCGTCCGGAGCTTGGCAGAGGTTTATTCACCACATTTGGTGGGCCGGCAACCGCAAGATCGCCCCAGGGTGCGACCATGACGGAATTGGCTGAGAAGGTGGAATTCCTGCTGCGCGGGGCCGTAGAGGAACAGGGGCTGGAACTGGTTCATGTCCAGTTCCTTGGCCGCCGCCGGAGTCCTTTGTTGAGAGTCTACATCGACAAGCCCGGAGGCGTTACGTTGGAGGACTGCCAGAGTGTCAGCCGGCAGGCGGGCGTGCTGCTGGACGTGGAGGATCTGATCTCCGGCCGGTACGTGCTGGAGGTGTCTTCTCCGGGTCTGGACCGCCCTCTCTTCCGCGTGGAGGACTACCGGCGATTCTCGGGACGCGAGGTGCGCCTCGTCACCCGCGAGAAGATCGACAGCCGTCACAAGTTCACGGGTTTCATCCAGGACCTTCGTGACGGCGTCGTGGAGTTGGACTGCCAGGACAAGACTTACCGGATCCCCTTCGGGATGATCGCCAGGGCCAACCTGGTCCACCGGTTCGCCGACTCGTTCCGGAAGTAGAATCGGCCGCAGCGGGCGGCAACAGTGAGGATATAGCGAAGCATGTCGAATGCCCTGAGTCAGAGCGTCGAGCAGCTCAGCCGGGAAAAAGGCGTCGAATCCAAGGTCATTTACGAAGCCCTTGAGGACGCCATGGCCGCCGCCGCCAGGAAGCATTTCAGGACCGAGGAAGATCTGCAGGCGCGTTACGATCCGGTGACCGGCACCATCGAGGTGTTCGCCGTCAAGCGCATCGTTGAGGAAGTCGAAGAAGCAGAGACCGAGATGGCTCTGTCGGAGGCCTTGCAGTACGACGAGAGCTTCAAAGTGGGGGATTACCTGGAGATCCCCAAACCACCCTTG includes:
- a CDS encoding pitrilysin family protein, which gives rise to MRNPVQHSGSRPGRAIRTLPILAAVIAMIIASAPGAPTVKLAKLSVPSFERKSLLNGMEVLMLPPGPSRRSFRLMIENGAAFDPVDKWGITHLTTRMLLEETEIRSGDLIRRQLESLDAELEFQVDWDAIYLYGNAPEGNLPAVLGLLGEIVVRPFFREETFERLRAQQLEEVENQLKRPEVVTQKAFLANLFGPNPYGHGVLGTVETLNNLELRDVKIQYRKLFLPNQARLALHTSAEPQDLFRELSRRWGVWIRAEAAPFTFRRAPAGQGWRILLQDLPGDEALFRWGRLGVEMGSRDYYALKMLEEYLTLSLPGLARVVEAEQQIQASSRVKAFRMPGYLQLSLRTSSDRLMPYLKEFLQTMSGLRKGEVDSSLMEEARSLAYLEFRNRLEDPVGRLTRILDTSLYDLGVTYIVNYGLRLRRVTPEDFRTLLMEYLSQDSSLLVVGGPAADLKPELEELGPVQISTVH
- a CDS encoding ribosome maturation factor RimP, coding for MTELAEKVEFLLRGAVEEQGLELVHVQFLGRRRSPLLRVYIDKPGGVTLEDCQSVSRQAGVLLDVEDLISGRYVLEVSSPGLDRPLFRVEDYRRFSGREVRLVTREKIDSRHKFTGFIQDLRDGVVELDCQDKTYRIPFGMIARANLVHRFADSFRK